A stretch of DNA from Brevibacterium sp. CBA3109:
AGAAAAACTGCTGGCCACGGGCACCAATGGTAGATCAATATGGAGAGGATTACCCATGCACTTCGTGATTATGGGCTGCGGCCGAGTCGGAGCGTCCTTGGCCAAAGCGCTCGATGCCAATGGGCACTCGGTGGCAGTCGTCGACCGCAACCCCGATGCGTTCCTCAAGCTCGGCAGGGAATTCAGCGGCTCCACAATCACGGGCATCGGGTTCGACCGCGAGACTCTCTCCCAGGCGAAGACTTCGGATGCCTACGCCTTCGCCGCCGTGTCCAGCGGCGACAATTCCAATATCCTCGCCGCGCGTGTCGCCAGGGAGACCTTCGGTGTGGTCAACGTCGCGGCCAGAATCTACGATCCTAACCGTGCTCAAGTGTTTGAACGTCTGGGCATTCCGACAGTTCCCACAGTGAGGTGGACGGCCGACCAAGTGATGCGCAAACTCGTTCCGCAGGGATCCATCACCGAATTCCGCGAACCCTCAGGCAGACTCGTGCTCGCCGAAGTCCATCTGGATCCCGGCTGGGTGGCCAGGCCGATCAGGGAGATCGAGACCAGGACCAAGGCGCGGGTCGCCTACGTCACCCGACTGTCCGAGGGCATCCTCGCTCACGAGGATCTGCTCCTCCAAGACGGGGACCTGGTCCATCTGATGTGTCCGGTGGACGGCCTCGGCGAGATCGAGAAGATACTGGACCAGCCGGTGCGAGCAATGGAGGAGAAATGAGAGTCGTCATCGCAGGGGCCGGGTCCGTCGGTCGTTCAGTGGCCCGGGAGCTCATCGACAAGAAGCACGAGGTCCTGCTCATCGATCAGAGCAAGGAGGCGCTGGACCATGAGCGGATACCAGGAGCCGAATGGCTGCTCTCGGATGCGTGCGAGCTGGCGGGATTGGGTGAGGCCAAACTCGAGGAGGCCGATGTTGTCGTCGCCGCGACTGGTGACGACAAGACCAATCTCGTTCTGTCTCTGCTGGCGAAGACGGAATTCGGTGTTCCGCGCACCGTTTCACGAGTCAACAACCCGAAGAACGAATGGCTCTTCGACGAGAATTGGGGCGTCGATGTGGCAGTGTCGACTCCACGTCTGATGACCGCATTGGTCGAGGAGGCCGTCGAGGTGGGCGGCCTTGTGCATCTGATGAGCTTCGAACGCGGTCAGGCGGGTCTGATGGAGTTCACAGTCCACGAGTCGTCTGGGCTCGTCGCCTCCCGAATCGGTGACATCGCGTTCCCGCTCGACACCGTGCTCGTCGCGGTCATTCGCAACTCGCGGGCATTCGCGCCCAGTTCCGATGACGTGATCGAGGCCGGAGACGAACTGTTCTTCCTCTCCTCACCGGATCAGCAGGGTGCCCTGCTCGAACTGCTGCAGTCTCCCACTCAATGAGTTCACGCTTGACCCAATGTCCTCGAACTCTGCTCTCGGGACTCTGCTCTCGGGACTCTGCTCACGTGTGGTCAGCTCTGCTCACTCCTGGTCGTCCCGGGTGTGGATCAGCTCGTAGACCGGATTGTGGGCCTTCAGCGCCCCGTCGTGAGCGCAGAAGCGCCCTTCGAGGACGATCAGTGCTCCCGGCCTGATTCCGCTGATCTCTCGGCGGCCCAGGAACTGTGCGTGGACCTCCCCGGTCCCATCGGCAACGGTGATGTGCAGACGGGGGCTGTCACCGCTGCATGACTGCGTCACCGCACTGACGACACCAGCGATCCTCGACATCTGTCGTGGGGCGAGGTCCTGCACGCTGACGACGCCGGGGATCTGGGACAGCAGTCTCAGATCGGCCCGCGCCTCGGCGTCCCTCGACCCGAAGTCACGCACGAGGCGTGTGATGAGATCCAGCATGGAACTCAGCGGACCTCGGTGATTTCCGGACCGCGTTCGAACGGGTTGAGCTCGTCCTTGTCCCCATCCTCAGTCTCAGAATCTGCGTCGACCTGAGGGGCAGTGAGCACGATGAGCTCACGCGGAGCCATCGCCTCTTGTCCTCTGTCGACGATGATGCCACGAAAGAGTGCGCTGAGTTCGGACCGGATCTCTTCGTCGGTGACGGCCTTGCCGGAGAACACCGCACGGACGAACCAGCGTGGCCCATCGACTCCTGCGAAGCGCATGGCACGCTTCCCTGGTCGGCCGTCCTCGGTCTTGGCTGGAACCTCGACAGCCAGTTCTCTGCCCAGCGAGGTATGCAGCTCTGCAGCTTCGCCGCCTTGTGATGCGACTCCGGTCGCCAACTGATTGCGAACGGTGTTCCACAGTCCTTCTGACCGTGGTGTCGCGAAGGCCTGCAGCTGGATTCCGCCGCCTTCATGGATGAGTGTCACCGCCAGCACCCGCTGCGAGTCGTCGTCCGTGTCCAGGCGCACCTGCATGCCGTCGACGACGGGCACCTTGAGAGCGCCCAGGTCGAGCCTGTTGAGCTCGGGGAAATCTTCGCCAGCGTCGAACGGGCCCTTCTCAGAACGGTCGTAGGGAGCGGACTTCTCGAGCACGGCCTCCTCGTCGAGCTCGTCGACGTCTTGGTCGTCAGCCGAGTCCGCAGACTCGCTCGAGTCGGTCTCGTCCGTGTCAGCTTCGGTCGAGTCTTCGGCGTCGGTGTCATTTGTCACAGCGTCATCGACGCCGCGCTCCTCATCGACGGTGTCGTCGATCTTCTCATCGGAAGATTTCTTGGAGAATCGGGAGAACAGTCCCATGGTCGTTCACACCTCTTTCTCGGTCAGGCCTGCTTGTACTCCACCGGTGGAGCCGAAGCCCCCTGCACCGCGATCGCTGTCGTCCAGCGAGTCGACCAGGGTGAAGTCTGCTTGTTTGATTTTTTGGATGACGAGCTGGGCGATGCGGTCTCCACGCGAGACGCGCAGAGGGGTGTGCGCATCGAGGTTGATAAGCGGCACCTTGATCTCGCCTCGATAACCGGCGTCGATCGTGCCCGGAGCATTGATGACAGTGACTCCGTGTTTGCTCGAGAGTCCCGATCGAGGATGGACGAATCCGGCGGAGCCGACCGGCAGGGCGATCGCGATGCCGGTGGGCACGACCTTCCGCTCGAATGGCTCGAGGACGAAGTCGATCGCCGAGCACAGGTCGGCACCCGCATCGGTCGCGTGTGCGTACGAGGGAGGAGTCATGCCTGCGTCGAGCAGTTTGAGATCAATCTTCAGGGTTTCTACCACAAAGAAGCACTCTAGTGCCGAAGCCTGAGCGCTTCCAAAAAGTCCGCTATGGGAGAATGGCCCTATGGCAACGACTCAACCCGAAACACGCGTGGTCTACACGGAAAAACTCGGCCCATCCATCGGCATGTGGATCCTCATTGTGATCGCCGCGGCTTCTACCGCTCTCATGGTCTTCCCGGTGTGGACGGCAGGCGCCATCATCCTTCCGGTGGTCAGCTTCGTGCTCCTGGCCTGGTGGCTGCGTTCGCTCGGGATCTCAATCATCGTCACCGAACGACAGCTCTACGTCGGTGACGCACATATCGATCGCCGGTACGTCACCGATGCCACCGGCTACGACGCCGAAGATGCACGGGCCGCCCGCGGGCCGGGTCTAGACGCTCGGGCCTTTCTCATGCTGCGCCCCTGGGCCAAGTGCGCGGTGCGGATCGACATCCACGATGAGTCTGACCCAACCCCCTACTGGCTGGTTTCGAGCAAGCGGCCAATGGAGCTCGCCGAGGCACTCAGGACCTGAGGCTGCCGCCCTGAGCAATTGCCTCCATGAAGCTGAGCCCGGAACCGAACCAGCCGAGACACAGAAACGCGCCCCGACAAGGGCGCGTTCTTGTATCGTTCGACAGCAGCTTCAGCCAGCACAGTCCGTGCAGATGGGGACTCCACCCTCTTCACTGGCCAACTGCGAGCGATGGCGAACCAGGAAGCATTCCATGCAGGTGAACTCGTCATTCTGCTTGGGCAGCACTCGAACGGAGAGCTCTTCGTTCGACAAGTCCGCACCGGGCAGTTCGAACCCTTCCGCAACCGCGGTCTCATCTTCGTCAATCTTGCTAGCCTGCGCCTGCGAGCGTGAAGCCTTCAGCTGTTCAATCGAATCGCTTTTGATTTCATCGTCTTGCTTACGAGGTGCGTCGTAATCCGTTGCCATATGGCTCATCGCTCTCTGTCGGGTGTGCTGAAGAGGATTTTCAACCCCTCTCGCCAAACGTGTCCCCAGCATTGTGCACTGTATGGTTGCGGTTGGCAAGATCAGATCGTCCATGTTCGCAGTGATTCTCGTCACTCATGTGTCGCTGCGTGACGGTTCGCACATACGACTCTCGAAAAGCTCTGCGAGAATACATGAGTCGAATAGCGCCGATAGCATTTTGTCGGTGAATGAAACGGGCATCGCCCCCTTCGTGGGACACGACCCGAGGAAGGACGGATACACGATGAGTGAATTCGCAAATCAACTCGATAACAGGATCGACGATGTCCGTCATCGCATTCATGAAGCCCGGTCCGATGGGGACGACTACCTCGTCGAGACCCTGATCGACGAACTGCAGAATCTCTTGGAACTTGCCGATCGCAACGATGTCGACACCGGTCCGATCGTTGCAGTCATCACAGCAGAGACCGGAGCGATTCCGGTCATTCCCGCCCCGGAAGAGTCCTGACTCCTCAGGAAGATCGATACCGAGAATCCCTCCCCTACGCAACCGGCAGAGGAGGGATTCCTGCTTCCTGAGGAATGTTCGGGGACGCCTCGTTCAGGCTGGCCAATTGGGTTCGGTAGTCCGCTCGATGCGTCCGCGACAGCACTCGATGCTGCACGCACCGCTGCCGGGAACCAGCGCAGTGGAGCCGGGAATAGTCGGAGCAGTCGTCTCATCGCCGCGAAGCTGTGCGATTCTCTCTTCGACCAGGTCAACGAGTCCCGATACGAACAGTGGGTGCGTCCCGACAGTTGCAACGCGGGTGAAGGCGAAGCCGAGTTCGGCAGCCGTCTCCTTCGCCTCGGTATCGAGGTCGAAAGCGACCTCCATGTGATCGGAGATGAATCCGATCGGAACGAGGATCACACCGCTGACCCCATCTGCGGCAAGTTCTGTCATCCGATCGTTGACATCCGGTTCGAGCCATGGAACCTCTGGCGACCCCGAACGGGAGCAGTACACCAGCTCTGCCGGAAGCGCCTCGGACGCAGGCAACCCATTCAACAGGTGGGTCATGAGCTCTTCGTGCTGTGCGCGATAGCCGCTGGTCTCCACAGCGGAAGCGTCCTGCATGACGTTGGGGATCGAATGTGTGACGAAGAGGATCCGATGCTTCTCCGCATCAAGGGCACCGACCTGCTTCGTGAAATCGGCGACCCCCTCTCTCAGGAGGAGAGCACACGCCTCGGCATAGCCGGGGTGGTTGTAGAACTGCCGGATCTTGTCGATCGTGACGGTCATGCCCTCGGCTGACAGTGCGCCAATCGTCTTGGCGAAGTCCTCACGATATTGGCGGCAGGATGAATAGGACGAGTACGCCGAGGTGTCGATGGACAGGAAACGAGTCCGCCCGGACTGCGCCTCGGCACGCAATTCGTCGGTCAGATACGGTTCCCAGTTGCGATTGCCCCAGATGATCGGAGTCTCGATCTCACGATGGTCGAGCTCTTCGCGCAAGGCCTGCAGGAGGGCCTTGTTCTGATCGTTGATGGGCGACTTCCCGCCGAATCCGTAGTAATGTTCACCGACTTCTTCGAGTCGCTCCTCCGGTATTCCGCGGCCGGCGGTGACGTTCTTGAGGAAAGGGACAACTTCTTCTGGAGCCTCCGGTCCCCCGAATGACATGAGGACGAGAGCGTCAATGGGTGCAGTTTTATTCACAGTTCCTGATTTTACAGCTTGCAGAGAGTCTGCGCCCGTTGTCCGCACACTGAGCCAGTTCCACTCACCGTTGAGAGCGGCCATCCATCGAACAGACCGGCCACGCACCCATGAGAGCGGTCATTTCACGACTCGCGCGCAAATCTGCCCTGCGCGCGGCGCCGGACGTGACACGATGCAGGGAGACGCGATAAAGGAGCTTAAGGCATGCGTGAACTGATCTTGAACGGAGTCGACGCCGACGGCACTCATCTGCTGCTGAACGACGAAAACGGGCTGCAGTATCGATTGGCTCTCGACGAAGCTCTGTACGCCGCTGTCCGCAAGGACCGCACCACAGTCAAGCCCGAGACCCCCGTACGCCCTCGCGACATCCAGGCGATGATCCGTGGCGGGATGAGTGCAGAGGAGGTCATCTCCTCCACGGGCGCCGATATCGAACAGGTCCGCACCTATGAGCGACCTGCTCTGGCCGAACGCGCACACACGGCGTACACAGCCAGTCAGCATCCGATCTATTCCGACCATGACCCCAATGGCGACCCGACTCCTCTGGTGGAACTGTGCCAGACTCGTCTGGCGATGCGCGACGTCGACATCGAAACGATGGACTGGGATGCGTGGAAGCAGCAGGACGGCAACTGGTACATCCAGCTCAGCTTCACCGCCGCGGATCGGACTCGCACGGCTGGATGGAACTACTACCGCCGGTCGTTGACTCCCATCGACGACGAGGCGAAATGGCTAGCCGATTCGGGACCTACCGACACCGGACCCATCCCGAACTACGGAACCGGTGCGCAACGCCAGAAGAACACCGAGGAGATCGACGCCCCGACCGCGCCTCCAACTCAGACCGAAACGTCTCCCGCTGCCCGGGACCACCAGGCAGAGACCGGGCGGATCTTGGAGAATCTGCGCAAACGTCGTCGTCATGAAGACGACGACGAGCCCCGTGGCAGGCTCCGCGCTGTCACCGAGGACCCGGAGACTCACCCTCAGGGCGCCCACACCGCGCCAGGACGGCCCGAAGAGGCCACCGATGACGAGGTCTTCGCATTCGAGGACCCGGCATCTGTCGACCCGGAAGAACCTCAGGAGCCGACACAAGAGGTCGGCAGATTCGACGATGAGAATCAGCTGTCCCTGCTCAATGAACCTGGTGTCAGTGAAGAATCGAATCAGTTCAAGGACACGGAGTCGAAAGCGAAGTCGAAGAAGAACAGTCGCGCATCGATCCCCAGCTGGGACGAGATCATGTTCGGCTCGAAGCGCGACTGAGTTCGCCACCCAACTCGACCAGTCGATCGTCGTCTGCGATCAGACTGCGATCATGAGTGACCATCACAACGGCGTGTGAGCCCAGGCTCTTCCGCAGATCATTCACCAACCGGTGTGCCATCTCATCGTCGAGGTGCGCCGTCGGTTCATCGAGCACGAGCACTTCAGCTCCGCTCAGCAGCGTCCTGGCCACGGCCAGACGCTGACGCTGCCCTCCGGAGACCTCTGCTCCGTGATCGCCGACCCAGAGGTCGAGGCCGGCTTGATCAGCCCATTCGCCCAAGCCCGCGCTGGTCAACGCCGCGCACATCTCCTCGCTGGTGGGCGCCTCTCTGCGCGCGATCGCCAGATTGCCCCTCACCGTCGACCGGAAGATATGTGCCTCCTGCGGGCACCAGGCGATTCTGCCGGCAAGGTCCGCTGGTGTCAGACCGAGCACGTCCGTCTCGTGGCCTGCCTCGTCTTCGGCTCGGTAGGAGCCTGACCACGGGTCCAGGAAGCGCAGCAGCACGCTCAGCATCGTCGATTTTCCGGTGCCGCTGTCGCCATGCAGGACGGTCCATCGACCTCTCTGAGCTCGCAGATCCACATGCTCGACGACTGGACTGGCCTCCCACCCGACAGTGATGCCTTCGAGCTCGAGGCCAGTAAGCGCCGTCGCGTCGGGATGTTTGCCACTGTGATCGCCGGCCGGAGGACCCGACGGGGCGGGTGACAAAGCGGGGATGCGATCGAGGACAGCACCGAGGGTCGGCAGCGCACGAAATGCAAGCAGAGACTGTGAGAAGACATCTGCAGAGCCCAGTGCGATGAGAACGACGACGGCCCGGATCTCGGTCGGCGCCGACGATGTCATCGCAATGAGCATTGCAGCGCCCACCGTGCTCAGCTGCAGCCAGAGCTGCGCGAAGCCCAAGTGGTGTGAGGAGCGACGTTGAGCACGCTGCAGCTCCTGCTCTTCGCGACTGAGCACCGTGAGCACCGTGCCGTCTGCTCGATTCGCCCGCAGGTCTGTTTTGGCATTCAACGCGCGTGCCAGGACAGAGAGTATCCGGTTGCGGACAGTTCGGACGCGGCGGGCGAGGCCGCTTTCACTCCTGATCACTGCCGCTGGCAGCAGAACCAGGTTGAGAGCGCCGAGGCCCAGAAACACCGGCAGCGTCGTAGGATCGAGGGCCCAGGCGGCGATGAGCACGGCAAGGAAAACCAGGCATGAGGCGACAGGAGCGAACAGAGTCCGCGGAATCAGATCCCGAACGTCATCAGCATCGGAGACCATGGTGCGCAGTGCGGCATCCGAGGTCAGCAGCTTCCGATCCCCCATACCGACCGCTGCGAAGTGCTCCCAGAGACGAGAGCGCAGTCGGCCCAACGATGCGAAGATCGCCGAGTGCAGTTTGAGGCGACTGAGGTAGAGCAGCACTGATCGGCTCAGCCCGAAGAACCGCACACCGACGATGGCAACCATGAGAATCATGATGGGAGGCTGGTAGGAAGCTTCGACGATGAGCCACGCGGAGACTGCGGTCAGCGCGATCGCAGCCAGGCTGGAGGCGCAGGACGCGAGCAGAGCAATCATCATGTTCGGGGTCACAAGTGGCATGCTCGACCGCAGGAGCGACCATCGGCGACGTAGCGTCGCGATCTGTACCTTTATTGACGAACTGTGGTCCTCGCTCACCATGTCCGCGCTCTGTGATCTGCCCGTCGGGACAAGGCCCGAGGGTACCGCCGGCACGGTGCCCACAGCGGGGTCGGCGTGTGTCGCTGGGTCGGCGTGTGTCGCTGGGTCGGCGAGCGTCGCTGCCGCAGCACGATTCCGCAGATCCGCGTCCGAAGCTGCGTCCTGGCCACGCTCCTGCACTGACGCTGCTGCGTGCGTGCTCACACTGGTCTTTCTGGGGACGATCTCGTCCTCAGCCAGTGCGACTACCCGGTCATCATGGCTGGCTAGGACGACACGCACACGTGCTGCCGCCTCGACGATCATGTCGATGATGATCGCAGCGTTGTCATCATCGAGGTGAGCGGTCGGTTCGTCGAGGACGAGTGCCTCGGCCTCGCCCTCAACCAGGTGCACCACCCGGACGAATGCGAGTCGACGAAGCTGGCCGGGACTCAGCGCAGACGTCGACAGCATCGAGTCCTCGGGCAGACGGGCTCCGCGCAGAGCAGTCCCCTGCTGTGAGTGCGGGAGACCGTAGGCGTCGAGCTCAGCGCCGATCGTCGCACCGAAGATACGTGGACTCTGAGGGACGAATGCGACCCGGTGCGGTGTCGTTGTGGTTGTGGCCCGGTCGGGCAGCTGCCCGGTCAGCGCTGCCAGAATCGTCGATTTTCCTGCGCCCGAGGCACCCCGAACTGCCGTGATGCCGGGAGCGGTCGGGAAGTCACCGTTCCACTCGATCGTCGTTCCGTTCGGGTAGATGACGCGGTGCTGGGCGCCTGCGGCATCGTCACGAGCCGCATCGTCGCAGTCGAACCCTTTCCGTGACGCACTGTCTGTGCCTGCGATCAGCGCATGGGCACGATCGCGTGCCTCACGACCGTTCTCGCTGGCATGGTAGCCAGCCCCGAGTTCACGCAGCGGAGTGAAGCACTCAGGAGCCAGAAGCAGGACGAAGAGCCCGGAACTCAAGTCCATGGTTCCGGAGACGAGTCGCAGCCCGATGACGACGGCGACCAGGGCCACGGAAATCGTGGCGATGAGTTCGAGGGCGAGGCTCGAGAGGAATGCGATGCGCAGCGTGGCGAGGTTGGCGCTGTGGTATTTCTCTCCCAAGGTGCGCAGGGCACGTGCGTGGTCTTTGGAACGCCCGAGCCCGATGAGCACGGGTAGTCCTTCTGCCAGCTCGGCGAGGTGATCGGACAGACGCTCGAGAGCTGTGGTGCTGGCGGCCGTTGAAGCCTCGGTGAATCGGCCGATGAGAATCATGAAGACCGGCACCATCGGCAGGCACAGCGCGATGATGATCGCGGAGAGGACATCGGTGAAGAGGATTCGTATCAGCAGTGTCAGGGGAACCACCGCTGCGGCACTCAGCGCCGGCACCACGGTCGTGAAGTAGTCGTCGAGGTCGTCGATGCCGCGTGTGACGGTGACTGCGGTGTTCATTCGCGGCTGGCCGGGCCCGGTGAGCAGCGACCTCAGAATCGAAAACCTCAGCCGCTGTTTGTGCGCGGCGGCCAGGGATGTCCCCAGACTGTGGTCCGTCCAGAGGCTCGCCCCCCGCAGTGCCGCTCCCAGAAGCCCCAGCACCGCCCAGACCGCGACGGGGCTGGAGCCGACGATCAATCGCACCAGAGCCTCGGCGATGAGTACGATGCCGACTGCGCGCGACAGAGCGCTGAACAGAGAGAGACAAAACCCGCGCTGGCCACCCGGCAGTTCGAGCAGAATCCGCAGCGGGGACTTCATGATCTGATCGCCACCGGCACACGGTGTGCCTCGGGGATGTGCGTCTCGGCAATCCTGCCCAGGAACATGCGATAGCTGAAAATCTGGTAGCCGATGATGATCGGCAGGCAGATCGCGGTCACCACCAGCATCACGGTGAGGGTGTAATCCGACGAGGACGCCGAGGCGATGGTCAGCGAGTTCGCCGAGTCCAGAGTTGACGGCAGCACGTTGGGATAGGCTCCGGCGAACACAGCGAAGAGCCCGGACACCAGGTAGATCCCGTGCAGCACGAAGGCTGCCTTCTCCGCCCCGGAACGCACAGCAAAGTACGCCGCCCCCAGAGCGATCACCGCTGCAACGACCACGGCGACAAGCCACGGGCGCTGGGCGATGGAGAGGCCGAACCAGACGAGGAAGCCGATCGAGGCGGGCAACAGCAGCCTCCGGGCCCAGCGCTGCGCCTTCTCTCGTATGTCACCCTGCGTCTTCAGACCCAGGAAGATGAGGCCGTGGACGAGGGCGAAGCCGACCCCTCCCAGACCACCGAAGACTGCAGGCCACCCCATCCAGGCGAAGGCCCCACCCACGATGTCCCCGTTGCTATTCAGCGGCAGTCCGCTGGAGGTGATGGCGAGCATGGCACCGATGAAGAACGCGATTCCAGCCGATCCGGCTGCCATCGCCCAGGTCCAGAAGGACTTCCACGCCTGGCTGTGTCCCTTGCCGCGGTATTCGATGGCGACGGCGCGGAAGATCAATGCCAGCAGACACAGTGTCAGCGGTATGTAGAGGGCGCTGAACAGGGAGGCATACCAGTGTGGGAAGGCGGCGAAGGTCGCCCCGGCCGCGGTGATCAGCCATACCTCGTTGCCGTCCCAGGTCGGCCCGATCGTGTTGAGCAGCACCCGCTTCTGCCGTTCGGTCCGGCTCAGCACCGGCATCAGCATTCCGACTCCGAGGTCGAAGCCGTCGAGGAACAGGTACCCCATCCACAGCACGATGATGAGGACGAACCAGATCGTGGCAAGAATTTCCATCGTGTCTTCTCCTCAGTACGCGAACGACAGGACGTCGTCTTCGTCGTTCGTGATCCGCGGGGTGTGGTTGGTCTTCGTGACCTCGGGCATCGCCGAGGCGACTCCTCCCCTGATGTAGACGATGAGCAGCCGCAGTTCGACGACCATGAGAATGCCGTAGACGAGGCTGAGGCTGATCAGCGAGAACAGCAGCATTGCTGGCGTGAGTTGGGGCGACAGTGCTGCCTGGGTGAACATGTACACACCGTCGAGTTGAGCAGGATTCGGCGCGACCACGAACGGCTGGCGCCCCATCTCGGTGAAGATCCAGCCGGCGGAGTTCGCGATGAATGGTGCAGTCACGGACAGGAGCGCACCGCGCATCAGCCAGGGCGAGGCAGGAACGGTGCCCTTGCGGGTCAGCCACAGCCCCAGAGCGCTGACTCCGGCGGCGATCATGCCGAACCCGATCATCATCCTGAATCCCCAGTAGGTGACGATCATGATTGGCTGGTAGTCGATCTTCTCGCCGGAGTGCTGCCCGTAGCGTTCGTCCTCGGGCAGGTGGGTACCGTACTTATCCTGATAGTCAGGAAGCAGTGTCGTCACTCCGTGGACCGGAGTGTTGAAGTCGCCCTTGGCGAGGAAGGACAGCAGGCCGGGGATCTCGAACACGTTCTCAACTCCATCGCAGTCGTTGGAGGAGGGATCTCCGATCGTGAGCACCGAGAACTCTGTCCCATCGTGGCAAGCAGCCTCGGCTGAGGCCATCTTCATGGGCTGCTGTTCGAACATGAGCTTCGACTGGATGTCGCCGGTGATCGCCAGTCCGAGGAATGCGACGATGCCGACTACCGCACCGATGCGCAGGGACCGGATCCACACCTGGTGGTCAATGGCATCTCTTCCGGGCACATCGGGGGCGGAGCCGACGAGGACCTTCCCGTCGGGCCCGATCGCGTCAATGCCGTCCTTGCGTCGGCGATACAGGTGATACCAGGAAATTCCGAGCAGGAAGCTGCCGCCGACCGCGAGTGCACCGCACAGCGTGTGAGTGTAGGCAGCAATCGCCGTGTTGTTCGTCATCACC
This window harbors:
- the cydC gene encoding thiol reductant ABC exporter subunit CydC, whose amino-acid sequence is MKSPLRILLELPGGQRGFCLSLFSALSRAVGIVLIAEALVRLIVGSSPVAVWAVLGLLGAALRGASLWTDHSLGTSLAAAHKQRLRFSILRSLLTGPGQPRMNTAVTVTRGIDDLDDYFTTVVPALSAAAVVPLTLLIRILFTDVLSAIIIALCLPMVPVFMILIGRFTEASTAASTTALERLSDHLAELAEGLPVLIGLGRSKDHARALRTLGEKYHSANLATLRIAFLSSLALELIATISVALVAVVIGLRLVSGTMDLSSGLFVLLLAPECFTPLRELGAGYHASENGREARDRAHALIAGTDSASRKGFDCDDAARDDAAGAQHRVIYPNGTTIEWNGDFPTAPGITAVRGASGAGKSTILAALTGQLPDRATTTTTPHRVAFVPQSPRIFGATIGAELDAYGLPHSQQGTALRGARLPEDSMLSTSALSPGQLRRLAFVRVVHLVEGEAEALVLDEPTAHLDDDNAAIIIDMIVEAAARVRVVLASHDDRVVALAEDEIVPRKTSVSTHAAASVQERGQDAASDADLRNRAAAATLADPATHADPATHADPAVGTVPAVPSGLVPTGRSQSADMVSEDHSSSIKVQIATLRRRWSLLRSSMPLVTPNMMIALLASCASSLAAIALTAVSAWLIVEASYQPPIMILMVAIVGVRFFGLSRSVLLYLSRLKLHSAIFASLGRLRSRLWEHFAAVGMGDRKLLTSDAALRTMVSDADDVRDLIPRTLFAPVASCLVFLAVLIAAWALDPTTLPVFLGLGALNLVLLPAAVIRSESGLARRVRTVRNRILSVLARALNAKTDLRANRADGTVLTVLSREEQELQRAQRRSSHHLGFAQLWLQLSTVGAAMLIAMTSSAPTEIRAVVVLIALGSADVFSQSLLAFRALPTLGAVLDRIPALSPAPSGPPAGDHSGKHPDATALTGLELEGITVGWEASPVVEHVDLRAQRGRWTVLHGDSGTGKSTMLSVLLRFLDPWSGSYRAEDEAGHETDVLGLTPADLAGRIAWCPQEAHIFRSTVRGNLAIARREAPTSEEMCAALTSAGLGEWADQAGLDLWVGDHGAEVSGGQRQRLAVARTLLSGAEVLVLDEPTAHLDDEMAHRLVNDLRKSLGSHAVVMVTHDRSLIADDDRLVELGGELSRASSRT
- the cydB gene encoding cytochrome d ubiquinol oxidase subunit II, whose protein sequence is MEILATIWFVLIIVLWMGYLFLDGFDLGVGMLMPVLSRTERQKRVLLNTIGPTWDGNEVWLITAAGATFAAFPHWYASLFSALYIPLTLCLLALIFRAVAIEYRGKGHSQAWKSFWTWAMAAGSAGIAFFIGAMLAITSSGLPLNSNGDIVGGAFAWMGWPAVFGGLGGVGFALVHGLIFLGLKTQGDIREKAQRWARRLLLPASIGFLVWFGLSIAQRPWLVAVVVAAVIALGAAYFAVRSGAEKAAFVLHGIYLVSGLFAVFAGAYPNVLPSTLDSANSLTIASASSSDYTLTVMLVVTAICLPIIIGYQIFSYRMFLGRIAETHIPEAHRVPVAIRS
- a CDS encoding cytochrome ubiquinol oxidase subunit I, with the protein product MDLDPVLIGRWQFGITTVYHFWMVPLTLGLGMLVAILQTMYHRTGNEMYLRSTKFFGKLFLINFIMGVATGLVQEFQFGMAWSEYSRFVGDVFGAPLALEALLAFFLESTFLGLWIFGWGRLPRAVHLGSLWCAVIGSWISAYFIIVANSWMQHPVGVELVDGQAVMTDVWAVMTNNTAIAAYTHTLCGALAVGGSFLLGISWYHLYRRRKDGIDAIGPDGKVLVGSAPDVPGRDAIDHQVWIRSLRIGAVVGIVAFLGLAITGDIQSKLMFEQQPMKMASAEAACHDGTEFSVLTIGDPSSNDCDGVENVFEIPGLLSFLAKGDFNTPVHGVTTLLPDYQDKYGTHLPEDERYGQHSGEKIDYQPIMIVTYWGFRMMIGFGMIAAGVSALGLWLTRKGTVPASPWLMRGALLSVTAPFIANSAGWIFTEMGRQPFVVAPNPAQLDGVYMFTQAALSPQLTPAMLLFSLISLSLVYGILMVVELRLLIVYIRGGVASAMPEVTKTNHTPRITNDEDDVLSFAY